The genomic interval atgtagtatgcattaatcatttaaattcTTTAAGTCCAGTGTCTGACATTACACATTAACAAGAAAAATAACACAGTGTGACTGAACTAATAGCAAATCCCACATGACAGCAACTCCTCCTTCAGTCTGGTTGGCTTCATGAAACATGTGTGTCATATTGAAGCCCCTTTGCATTTCAATTTAAAAGCAGGGGTCAGGGTTTTGGGGTTTGCGAGTCTGTCAAGCTCAAACTTGCCAGAACAGGATGAAATAAATGATCCCTGGCAGCGTCCGAGGGATGTTAACACCTGTTTGTCTTTCCCCAGGTACAAGGACACACAGTTTGCCTCTGCAGCTCTGCACTCTGAGCTCAGCTGGTTACCAACCAGTTTCATCTGGACAGCATGAACTGTTATTGCACAATTGAGAAATTGTGGAGTGTGTACAATTTGTTACATAAGGAATTACATATCAATGCACACAAGATAATCCACACTGTCTGTCAGCATAATGAGTTTACTGTACCTTTATGGCACAgtttttgttctgtgttttgacCGCTTTAGCAGAATGGCCCTTATCTTTGGGATAAGGGCCATTCTGCTGTGTTCATTTCGGGGCTTCGGTTTGCATTTATTTTGGCCTAAAAACTGTTGACAgccataaaatatatattatcactcaaaataaatgtatatctgTTTATGCCTTCAGACAGCTCAAAAAGCAGATTCCTCTACTCAAATGAACTGGGATAGTAATTACTATCATTGCCTGTCCTTCCTTTACTACTGCCCAATTTGCTTTGATTGGCTCCACTTTTTAAATACGTCAACCAATGCCAGAACAGCACACAGGGGGTGGTGTGCAAATCTtccgctgtgattggctgttggTCCCACACACTCCCCACAGGAGAAGCATTGATCAAAGAAAGAGACAGTTCTATATTTTTGTGTATGATTGCACGTGTGTGAGAAGAATACCACAGCAAAACAGTCAAATCAGACCAACCCTGGGCCTCACTTGATCCTGACAGATGTTCCGtgtgttgtcatgtgtgaaATGTTTCACTCTACATTGACCAGTTTTATTGCATATTTCTATCACAAATGGTTGATTATCAGGTACATTAACTTTGACATGAAGTAATTTGGGTTAAAAAAATCCAATGGTCATCCATAATGTATTATAGTAGATCATGTGAAATGatttacaacaataaaaacatgcatccacacacacacacacacacacacacacacacacacacacacacacacacacagcagccagaGGGAGTGCAGCAGCTGGGCTTAGAGTGTCATCCTATGCCGTTTCTATTCCAGCCCATATTGGACTCTCAGCACATTCCTCTGAGAAGCTGCCACCAATGAGTGAAATATTACCCAGTAGCCCTCTAGCAATGCTCTTTTATCACCCACATTATGCAGGAGCGAGAAAAAGTGTTCACTTCACAAAAGTGTAATTAAAAAGCAATACAACTCCAACACAGGTTCATAGAGGTAATGTATGTTCAAACCCCTCACGTTCAaacccctcacacacaccctacACTCACCttgaacctttttaaaaaaaaacaatgcaggaCCCAGCGTGAGGATTTGATGCTGAACTTTGTCATGTTGAATATTTTTGGGTTGGATGACTGGATAAGATAACATCTTTCACCTCAGGTATTACAATTTCCTAACAATCTATTGAATCGATTAATTGAGAAAACTATTGTCAGATTAAGCTGTAATAAAATAGCTTGTATCTCTGAATTTAGTCACTGAGCAGACTTGTGTCTGCAATGTCACTAACCTCCTGCAAGGGTCGGACTTGCTCTGAACACTTAGGGCTCAGGACCTCTGCAGCTACTTTGGGATTGACctgaaagagatggagataataaaaagacacatttatacTCTCCactgacacgtgtgtgtgtgtggtgtgtgtgtatatatatatatatatatatatatatatatatatatatatatcagcagTTAGAATAAGAAATTCACGAGATTTAACTAAAAAGATCAGGAGACCGAAGGAATGTGTATAATACATTGTTCTTAAATACTGAATTGCAGATGCTGgttagttattatattattagatgGTAACAGCTTGGACATAATCAATGAAATATAactgattaaataaatataaaaaaaggctGTTACAATGCTCTTTGGAGTAAGCTCCACTCTGCACTATGCTGAGTCTGGTACTGAGGATTGAGCTCAACATAAGCCTTGTTCCACAGCAATCTTTGAGGAATTCCTATCACGTTGTTCACATAAGCAAGGCTTTCGCTGCGATTAGACTGATCGGAGTTGAGACGGCTTAAGGGGCTGGCTGCAAACATCAGATTCCTCCACATTAGCAGCGAGGCACAGGCTGGTGAGTATCATCTTTTTACACTTTTGGTTAcaatatttaccttttttttcatgataTTGGTATATTTCTTTTGTTAATGTGTGTAATTCATGCATGTTGTTAATCCAATCAAATGCTGAATGAGTGTCAAGCGGTCACATGGACCAATGCATTCCTGCTTTCTGAACAAAGAGAAGTATGTTGATCATCTAGTAcatcaattaaaaaacacacccgTTAAGCTGTGTACAGATATAAATAGCCATGCTAAAGCTGACTGTTGaggtaaaacatttaaatcctGTACAAATCTCATGAACCAGAAGCATATTTGAAAGTGAATCTTTTGACATGTACAGGTGGCCTGCGGAGCGAGTTTAGGGTCATGGTGACCGTGACCGTGGTCCTAAAGGCGGTGAGCCTGTTTGTTGTAGAGTTCATCAGCTCCGTCACAGACTGGTTCCAGTCCGAACCAGCATGGGCCAACCTAGAAGTGCTGGAGGAAACAGAACTGAAGACCACCGGAGGCGGTGAGtctgaaaacagaaaagagcTGAATCTATCATCTTGAAGACATGCTGCACTTTTGCACTGCAGTTACAGATTTTTATTATGACATTCTCTCTGTGTTGCTATTCTTCTATCGCAGCTCAACAAGGAAACTCTGTCTGGGAAAGTTCATTTGTAGTaacaaaatgtttacattttttctcTGAACTTCTCAGAATTAGGATTGATTGACACAAACCGCTGTTGTCTTTACAAATATACGATTTAGACCAAGGTGAATGCCATGTCAAAATCCAACTTTAGAGATTACAGTATGACAGCACACAAATCAATCCACAAATTTGAAGTTGGCTCAAACATCATTCATTAGGGAGAAGTTATGGATTTCTTCAGTTATTGCTAATGAAGAAGAGTCAGTAATAATATTGCgactttgtctctttcagtccatGAGCGACACAGGGCCAAAACTCTGTGGGACAAGACCGGAGCTGTCGTCATTGTTGTACGACGACCTGGATGATTATTGTGCAGAGAGGTACTAAATCACATGACTATACGTGTATCAGTAATAAGAACTCTGGAGACACCAAACTGGTTAACTTTGctatttgatcatttaattcCCTCTGTCCGTTTCTCTCCAGGAGGCTGCTGAGGTGTCCTCTCTGAAGTCCCAGCTACAGGACCTTGAAGTCCCTCTGTGTGCCGTGGTAAAAGAAAACCTTGGCAAGGAGCTGGACTGCTTCAAGAAGTACTTCTCTGGGAAGGTCTATGTGGATCAGAAGGTCCGCCTTTACACATGGCTTTAAGATATTAAGTGAAACATGTAGGGTTACACAATTTAAGACAATAAACTGCCTTTATGTTCATCTCATAGAGAAATTTCTACGGCCCTAAAGAGAGGTggatgtttctctctgtgtttctgcgTATTGGCGTGTGGAGGAACCTTTGGCGGGCCTACAGGAGGGGCTTCAGGGGAAACCTACGAGGCAAAGGACTTGTCCTGGGTGGAGTCTTTGTCATTGGGCCTGGAGATCAGGTAGGCAgtacattataaataataaataatacatattttctaaAAAGTGTATCTGGATGTGgtaaaattgtgttttcttcCCCCAGGGTATTCTACTGGAGCACCGCGAGAAGGAGTTTGGGGATAAAGTAAATATGCTGGCAGTACTCAGAACAGCCCGTACAATACAAGACCACATGGCCAGATAGACCTCAAATATATGAATGATGGGCCTGTTAGTGAGGCATTACATAATAATGGTTGCAGCATGCCtctatttgtatgtatgtattactTAAGCCTGACCCAGAAGTGTTCTCTACACCACAGCATAGCCTATCAAAACCATTTCTGCTCTCATTCCCCTTTTGATTATATGTTATGCAGTGTCACAACTGTGTGGTTCAAATGTGTCACTTTAACAGTTTGAACTGACACACTGTCTGCTGTTCTGGTCCTGGTTGCGTGATggtcctttgtgtgttttaatgaagAATTGTTTCTAAACTCTGCTGAGAGAACAGGTCGGATGCTAGCACACAGATCCACCACTTAACAAGGCAGTCTTGGCATGACATGAGGGAGATACAACTGTTGAAGTGATGAAACGCATTTTGTGTTTGCCATGTAATAAACCACTAAACCAATCATGCTCACAGAACGATTATCTGGGTATTTAGCTGTCCGTATATCTAGTTTGACCTTGTTTTGCTCCTGAAACATTCATGCCAAATCTTCGTGGCCATCTATCTTTACTCGATTAGTTTGCCTGCTCCCCAGGATAGTTTAGTGCACATGCGCCGACATCTGTTTACAAAGCGTCCGCTCAGAGAGGCGCTGCTTGTCGCGTCATTGGTTTcggtgagtgtgtctctgttacACAACTATTCCGTTCACTTTATATCAAGCGAGAGCTTCTGAACAGGTGCACTCGCTTTAGCAGCCTCGTGCCAGCTCCAGGCCCGGACTCAAGGAGCCAAAGGCGGACTCGTTTAGCCGAGCCCACAGCGGGTTTATCGGCCGTTGATCCAAGTCGCTGTCGTCACCAGCTTTCCCGTGACAGTGACCACAGTCACTGCGTAGGACACTGAAAGTCTGTCTCGATTATGTCCCCCTCGCGGAATAACTTCTTAAATAACATATTCTCGTCCTGTTTCGGCTACAACTATAAGTGTCGTCTGTGGAGCCACTAGGTTCTGTCATTGATTACACGTGAAGCTTATCTGACGGTTAAAAGGACGGTTACTGGTTCAGCTGTGTGAGAGTCCTCATCTTAACAtgtagggttaggggttaggggttaggtcAGAGGTGAAATACATAGTGGCATCCTTTACGAGTTAAACTCATCATTAATAAGTTATCATATCATAAATGAAGCCagaacaataatacaaataacagtAATGCACATTAATGACAGGTACAAATCAATTTAGGTTTGTTAGTCAATACGTATTAAGCTTGcttattaaacatttaaatgtttaactatTGTATATACTGTTGTAGGGTAGTTACATCTATGACACATCGTCATATTCAAGTTAGGtaatcatgaataaaaaaatctgaGTCAAGGTAACTATTATCTttagctgtcaaataaatgtggtgaagtaaaacacacaatttcttcctctgaaatgtagtggtgGAGAAGAAGTATAACGTAgcttaaaatggaaatactcaagtaaagtatacacaatttaaaaagtacttaaagtCAGCTGTGGAAGAAATATTTAGCtaatttattataaattatactaTCAATACCACCATCAAAAGTTTAAAAGTTTAAACTATTTGTGAAGTAAAAGGCAATGTTGTCATCAGCAAATATTTCCATTGTGTATCAGAGGCagtgcattattattttattggattattattactaatgGATTAAGATGTAGGCAGCATGTGAATGGGTATATGTTTGAGTGCGAGGTAATTATATTTCAGAAGCCGATCATGTTATGCATGAATCTTCTTCTGAGTAACGTGGTAGTGGAGAAGAACAATCTAAAGGAAcaactcaagtaaagtacctaAAAAGGTACAGCAGTACAGTTCCTTTTAAACACTAGAACGTGATCCTTCATCTTCAGGCATCTCCTTATATATGTTAtgcaactctttttttattagatttttatAATTGTGTAGAAAGTATTGGCCAACACTTCGACATGTTTGTAACTGGTAGTGCCAGTGCTGACAGCGATTCTCACCGCTCACCCTTCAGACACATTGCAGGCGTGGCCGTCTGTCTCTATTGGCTGCTGGTTATCATTTCTTTCAGCCCTTTGTACTCCCTGTTCTCAAGTGTcagaacacaaatatatttcggTGATTTACTGTTCGAAACTGGATGAGCTTAATCCCAGGAGAATAATAATTTCTTTGCATTTTGGACATGGAAACAAGTTAGTATACGAAATTCTTACTTTTCAATTTGTTTACTCTTCTCTGATATCTGCAAGAGTGTACATTTTTAATTCTCAGTGCATGAATTTCTCTGTGTATAATATTAATTGAATTCTTGGTGTGCGTTGTTGTGTTAACCACACGCGAGAGCTTTGGGTGCATACAGTATAGGAGTTTGGTTTGCAAATGCAGAACTGTCATAGTAAGAATCACACCTTTTctatttcatgcttttattgttctttcattttgaaattGCACACTCTTCAGGGTAGTAAATTACTAGCGTCAGCATAGATACAACTTGGGTAACTGGTTAAACTGTGGGTATACGGTTTTATCGATGCAGTCTAATCATGAAGAAAGATCCCAAGGTAATTTTCTCTCTTAAGTCTGTCAAATCAAATGCAGCATGGCACAAGTggtttaactttttaaaaaagggttgtttctttctttcagaaaaATCTTGAGGGTTTTTGTAGTAAGAGAGTCTTTTTCCACGGTCCCGATGCTCGCTCTGACCAGGTGTTCGACAGCTCTGAGGTGGAGCCTCTCCCTGCGCTGCTCTGCCCTCTCTCTGGGGAGCACAGCCATGAGCAGCCAGCCCTCCACCGCAGCCAGAACCCAGTTTCTAAGAACCCAGACTGCTCTGCTTCACCAGAGTAGAGCCACAGCCAGTCCTGACAAGCCTGCTTCAGGCAAGGACATATTTGACTGCCTACACAGCCAGCTGTTCCCGACCAAAACACAAACGTTGAGCTAGTTGTAGACAGCTTTAACAGCCGTGACCTGTGCACAGTGTTTCTCTGCTGTCCACCTACTTTGAGCTCAAGTGACTCTAAAGCTTCATGACAATGAAGAGTGTTATGAAAGCAGACAAAATAAAGTAATCGTTCTATATTATCAtgatttttgtaaaataatttgATAAGAGCAATGAATAACCTTTGTGAACTTCATGGTTTCATCCATTGTTCATAGATGAATTGcttcactaataataataataaaaaagcagtACATAATACCGCAGCTGAAATGATAAGTCAGTATTTGCTGCAAAATGAATATCTTCAAAAACAATCAAGAAAATATTCTACAGATTAATTGTTAATGAAAAAactgttagttgcagccctacgATTACACTGTAaaatttcaaattaaatacaacAGAAAGCCCAATAAACACAAAGTTAGCAGTCCCAGAGTGACTCATTATAAAAACAACCAGCTGCAGTAAATATAGCAAATATAGCATCTACAAACTGGCTATCTGTCATGTTGAGCAGAATCCCATCTCCTTTCGTAAGTATGTGAGCTATTTAAGGTCACGGATGAGCTTCAGATGAGAGTGAAGTGATAAGAGGGTACCCTCAAACACAAGACAACATCTGCAAGCATGGTCTTGTTGGTCTCTCAGCCTTGGAGGTCTGAGGTCTCCTTGTGTAAGAACTGAGAATGAAAGAAAGTGCAACTATCACCATGTCTACAGGCAATGTTAACACAACCTGCAAAAACTGTAAATCGAAGAATGTTTATCTTTTATTCTGAGCATGTGTGAAATATatgacacacatactgtatatgccTGTTTGCGCTGCAGTGTTGTCCACCGTGTCCGGGCTGGAGGGGGCGCTGTTCGGGTTGGGGATGTGGTCGTTGGGTCTGGGTGCTGTTGGTGCTGCACTTGCCGGGGTCTTCCTGGCCAACACTGATCTGTGTCTTCCTAAAGCTGTTCAGGCGACCCTGGAGAACCTGGAAGAGGCCGACCTGCGCTCCACCAGAGATGGTAGGTGGgctttctgattggctgtgtAATGATGTTACCCACCAATAAGCCTGGTAGTCTCAACAACAGCTGTTGTTAAACCCATATGAGGAGAATTAACAATACATCGGCACAGAATCAGCCATTTCCGGTTGTCTCGACTGTTGCATGTTTGAATGCATTGTACATGCACTGAATGAGATGTTGTGTGGGATTTAAGGCAAAGCTGCTTTCTCAAATCTGCTGGTATTACAGATTAGATCACTGCACGGGTCTTTGTCATAAGCTGAAGGTAGAGGAGTTACAGTTAGATGTTTCATGTAACCATGAACATTTAACTTTTTCTCAGTTTGAAAGCAGCATCTGTTATCTTCCACATACTAGATTGATTTAATTTATGCGGCAGTAAAACCCATGACATTCCtgtgctttcttttttatcagAGACATGTCGGCCTTGTTTTAGAAACCATTccttcttgttttgtctgcagaTGAGAATGTCATTAAAGCAAAGAGCCTGTGGGACAAGAACGGGGCTGTGGTCATGGCCGTACGGCGGCCTGGGTGATTTTTGTGCAGAGAGGTGATACCAAATGTTTCTGAATGACAGAGGAGAGGGTGTTACACATGACT from Cyclopterus lumpus isolate fCycLum1 chromosome 15, fCycLum1.pri, whole genome shotgun sequence carries:
- the LOC117744303 gene encoding peroxiredoxin-like 2A, whose product is MVTVTVVLKAVSLFVVEFISSVTDWFQSEPAWANLEVLEETELKTTGGVHERHRAKTLWDKTGAVVIVVRRPGULLCREEAAEVSSLKSQLQDLEVPLCAVVKENLGKELDCFKKYFSGKVYVDQKRNFYGPKERWMFLSVFLRIGVWRNLWRAYRRGFRGNLRGKGLVLGGVFVIGPGDQGILLEHREKEFGDKVNMLAVLRTARTIQDHMAR
- the LOC117743729 gene encoding peroxiredoxin-like 2A isoform X1; the encoded protein is MLALTRCSTALRWSLSLRCSALSLGSTAMSSQPSTAARTQFLRTQTALLHQSRATASPDKPASVLSTVSGLEGALFGLGMWSLGLGAVGAALAGVFLANTDLCLPKAVQATLENLEEADLRSTRDDENVIKAKSLWDKNGAVVMAVRRPGUFLCREEASELSSLKAQLEELGVPLVAVVKEDIGTEIQDFRPHFAGDIYIDEKKIFYGPLKRKMGGLGFIRLGVWQNFLRAWRSGYQGNMNGEGFVLGGVFVFGAGDQGILLEHREKEFGNKVQVADVLEAVKKIVPAK